The following proteins are encoded in a genomic region of Triticum dicoccoides isolate Atlit2015 ecotype Zavitan chromosome 1B, WEW_v2.0, whole genome shotgun sequence:
- the LOC119301208 gene encoding histidine-containing phosphotransfer protein 2-like → MEAAAELRTQIQAHLTMMYATGAVDAYFQELQELDEGSAGTGHVAEVLNIFLNDGDRILRDIDSLLNKPLHEVNFSKVDALVQQLKGSSSTVGANKVNLACMEFQQLYMAKNKKGCLMELAILKGDFRDLRNKLQTFMQLEQQIVSLFIM, encoded by the exons ATGGAGGCCGCCGCCGAGCTCAGGACCCAGATCCAGGCCCACCTCACCATGATGTACGCCACG GGTGCCGTGGACGCATATTTCCAGGAGCTGCAGGAGCTGGACGAGGGCAGTGCAGGCACGGGCCACGTCGCCGAAGTCCTCAACATCTTCCTCAATGACGGCGACAGGATCCTCAGGGACATCGACAGCCTGCT GAACAAGCCCCTGCACGAGGTGAACTTCTCCAAGGTGGACGCCCTGGTGCAGCAGCTCAAGGGGAGCAGCTCTAC TGTTGGTGCTAATAAAGTGAATCTCGCTTGCATGGAGTTCCAACAGTTGTACATGGCAAAAAACAAAAAAGG ATGCCTCATGGAATTGGCTATTCTTAAGGGTGATTTCCGTGACTTGCGGAACAAGCTCCAAACTTTTATGCAG CTGGAGCAGCAGATCGTGTCCTTGTTTATTATGTAG